Proteins encoded together in one Oreochromis aureus strain Israel breed Guangdong linkage group 23, ZZ_aureus, whole genome shotgun sequence window:
- the LOC116334420 gene encoding uncharacterized protein C1orf146, with translation MATCGEGTPQWKTTIIVSTSLQSHEIIRMLNAQQHRIRFSDSVHPGAFIFPLSGTAFLMVDPQDLPEPSEESGVFERIKKFVQVHRNCFLLLHSPFKGKKELETLTVIQNRFFGSNLRILPVQNTDEIVKGMLTIAKATSKPHVDSIRDRISLARAHIIESSPVWEMLRDMLQNSADSHFKAQGIEGQSQSSDRFPTQEGTVCLEGLTLMGESVCGFSTSLLNSHMGEKDVLIVDPCKSSNLTI, from the exons ATGGCGACATGCGGAGAAGGGACTCCTCAGTGGAAAACAACGATTATTGTCAGCACATCGCTTCAG AGCCACGAAATAATTAGGATGCTAAACGCTCAGCAGCACCGCATCAGGTTTTCAGACAGTGTTCATCCCGGAGCCTTCATTTTTCCTCTATCAG GTACTGCATTCCTGATGGTTGACCCACAAGACCTCCCAGAGCCCTCTGAAGAATCAGGAGTCTTTGAGAGGATAAAGAAATTTGTGCAAGTCCACCGCAACTGCTTTTTACTCCTTCATTCAccatttaaaggaaaaaaggaactGGAAACGCTGACTGTGATTCAAAACAG ATTCTTTGGCAGCAATCTCAGGATCCTGCCTGTGCAAAACACTGATGAAATTGTTAAAGGGATGTTAACAATTGCCAAG GCCACCAGTAAACCCCATGTAGACAGCATCCGGGACCGGATCTCTCTGGCTCGGGCTCACATCATTGAAAGCAGTCCTGTGTGGGAGATGTTAAGAGACATGCTGCAAAACTCGGCAG ATTCTCATTTTAAAGCACAAGGAATCGAAGGACAGAGTCAGAGCAGTGATCGCTTTCCAACTCAGGAGGGCACTGTTTGTCTTGAGGGCTTAACTCTGATGGGAGAATCAGTCTGTGGATTCAGCACCTCATTGTTAAATTCACACATGGGTGAAAAAGATGTTTTAATTGTAGACCCATGCAAAAGTTCAAATTTAACAATATAG
- the LOC116334423 gene encoding glomulin-like: MGCVILAPLLNKVVKKAEDLDQYQAAITHLTRTCRPNELLDSMLEITEGIDPGAISETILALLPHLQSVLLRLDEGKAACVGSTLSALQKQLSRLPVPYTEQQEEADEYGLCRCSAALTAFAEPFVEEVKRTDGNCAATAEDEELKIELLKFCMRSLRAPLLEAELKHDKKSPLWLFAVEIMVTLSAIKEPLPGLLFFSSLRKNILMDNNQFKEARACLAYLLFVQLITIDNFPAVFSHVFILQCNMEYISQLLSSKKESHLLKGLALFTKSLERVQDNSLPVSLLDLKSFYSVPHNLRRVLTDCPIQHLRESGLQVFQVFINKLDAEAKHKFFRCMLKTSNHAGIESYIIKNIRNQFEFSMKQGNANDWFLGTEFISLMRLVLRLPQGAETDLLGSMDKVMESLNLLRYVLIRDEELRTNEDVWEELCRIKEEYLKMLRVCISISRAYYSSELKALREDQKLKAKEARDAARSTKLVKSITVKQEKVSNMSPEVQHQVLQSALVTFDLMESLIVRIEEITEEKLNKLN, from the exons ATGGGCTGTGTTATATTGGCACCTCTTCTAAACAAAGTTGTAAAAAAAGCTGAGGATCTGGATCAATACCAAGCTGCCATCACACATCTGACCAGG ACTTGCAGGCCAAATGAACTCCTGGATAGCATGCTTGAAATAACTGAAGGCATTGATCCAGGTGCCATTTCCGAGACAATCCTAGCCCTTCTTCCGCATCTTCAATCAG tACTTCTCCGGCTGGATGAGGGGAAGGCGGCCTGTGTGGGCTCGACTCTGTCGGCCCTGCAGAAGCAGCTGTCCCGGCTGCCTGTGCCTTACacggagcagcaggaggaggctgATGAGTACGGCCTGTGCCGCTGCAGCGCTGCCTTGACTGCGTTCGCAGAACCTTTCGTGGAGGAAGTGAAGAGGACAGACGGAAATTGTGCTGCTACAGCTGAAGATGAGGAGCTAAAGATTGAGCTTCTGAAGTT CTGCATGAGGAGTTTGAGAGCGCCTTTGCTTGAGGCTGAACTGAAGCACGACAAAAAATCACCATTGTGGCTCTTTGCAGTAGAGATAATG GTCACACTTTCTGCAATCAAAGAGCCTCTTCCGGGGCTCCTTTTCTTCAGCTCACTGAGGAAAAACATCCTGATGGACAATAATCAGTTCAAGGAGGCGAGAGCATGTCTGGCTTATCTgctgtttgttcagctcataACCATCGACAACTTTCCAGCAGTGTTCAG CCATGTGTTTATTCTCCAGTGCAACATGGAATACATCAGTCAGCTGCTCAGCAG CAAAAAGGAATCACATTTGCTCAAAGGATTG GCGCTGTTCACAAAAAGCTTGGAGCGTGTGCAGGACAACAGCCTCCCAGTGAGTCTGCTGGATCTGAAGAGCTTCTACAGTGTACCACAT AACCTGCGGCGAGTTCTTACCGACTGCCCAATACAGCACTTG AGAGAATCGGGCCTGCAGGTTTTCCAGGTATTCATCAATAAATTAGATGCAGAAGCAAAGCACAAATTCTTCAG GTGCATGTTAAAAACCAGCAATCACGCAGGAATAGAAAGTTATATAATCAAGAACATCAGGAATCAATTTGAATTTTCTATGAAG CAGGGTAATGCCAACGATTGGTTCTTGGGAACGGAGTTTATTTCGCTGATGAGACTGGTGCTGCGCTTGCCACAAGGTGCCGAGACAGATTTGCTCGGCAGTATGGACAA GGTAATGGAGAGCCTAAATCTGCTACGCTATGTTCTTATCAGAGACGAAGAGCTGAGAACCAAT GAAGATGTGTGGGAAGAGTTGTGCAGGATCAAAGAGGAATACCTAAAAATGCTGCGTGTATGTATCAGCATATCAAGAGCGTATTATTCCTCTGAACTGAAAGCACTGAGGGAGGACCAAAAGCTAAAAGCAAAAG AAGCCAGAGATGCTGCTCGATCCACTAAATTAGTCAAAAGCATCACAGTAAAGCAGGAGAAAGTGTCCAACATGTCCCCAGAGGTCCAGCACCAG GTGCTGCagagtgctttggtgacatttgaCCTCATGGAGAGTCTTATAGTCCGAATCGAAGAGATCACGGAggaaaaactgaacaaactAAACTGA